In the Chroococcidiopsis sp. SAG 2025 genome, one interval contains:
- a CDS encoding IS701 family transposase — translation MLDTSNVFLTGVALEALSQWSSRLKAFQQKLGKHFARSEARLAAYDYIQALLSPVERKNGWQMAEQVGYSNPYRFQHLLGRAQWNADAVCAEIRKYAVEHLKSETDILAIDETGFLKQGEQSVGVQVQYYGTTGHLENCQVGVFMSYISDKGHTLIDRRLYLPRTWSEDQSKRKKGAVPKSITFATKPQLAQQMLESAFKDGIRPAWFVADEVYGNDGSLWWWLEKTAKQPYILTVSKKQPVVIGWQRYQAQELLPQPDSQLWQRLSCGAGSKGERYYDWAKVPVNCDRSDGFQRWLLFRRSLERVMHFALPNLQIA, via the coding sequence ATGCTTGATACATCCAACGTGTTTTTAACAGGTGTTGCATTAGAAGCGCTCTCCCAATGGAGCAGTAGATTGAAAGCGTTTCAGCAAAAACTGGGAAAGCACTTCGCTCGTTCTGAAGCACGTCTTGCAGCGTATGACTATATCCAGGCACTACTAAGCCCAGTTGAGCGGAAGAATGGATGGCAAATGGCAGAACAGGTAGGGTATAGCAATCCCTATCGCTTCCAACATTTACTAGGACGGGCGCAGTGGAACGCGGACGCAGTGTGTGCAGAAATTAGAAAGTATGCAGTGGAGCATTTGAAGAGTGAAACAGATATTTTGGCAATTGATGAAACAGGTTTTCTGAAGCAAGGAGAGCAGTCAGTAGGCGTACAGGTGCAGTATTATGGCACAACTGGACATTTGGAGAATTGCCAGGTAGGTGTGTTCATGTCCTACATTAGCGACAAAGGACATACGTTGATCGATCGCCGTTTGTATCTACCGCGCACATGGAGTGAAGATCAAAGCAAACGTAAGAAGGGAGCAGTTCCAAAATCAATCACATTTGCGACTAAACCTCAACTAGCACAACAGATGTTGGAATCAGCTTTTAAAGACGGAATACGTCCCGCCTGGTTTGTTGCTGATGAGGTTTATGGCAACGATGGTTCATTGTGGTGGTGGCTGGAAAAGACTGCTAAACAACCGTATATACTCACGGTCAGCAAGAAGCAGCCTGTAGTTATTGGCTGGCAACGTTATCAAGCCCAAGAACTGTTACCTCAGCCGGACAGCCAGCTGTGGCAACGTCTTAGCTGTGGAGCTGGCAGTAAGGGAGAAAGATACTATGACTGGGCGAAAGTGCCAGTTAATTGTGACAGATCAGATGGTTTTCAACGTTGGTTATTGTTCCGCCGCTCTCTAGAGCGTGTTATGCACTTTGCCTTACCAAATCTACAAATCGCCTGA
- a CDS encoding CPBP family intramembrane glutamic endopeptidase translates to MSVSQQQDPSIQPLSRTQILMLMGVTAVVFLLIAKLWLRFGSVTLLSVSWDAISILTGIGLGLIITSASFVVYRLWPAYRRSSDFYLEFVLKPLLLPDIIWVGLLPGLSEELLFRGVMLPALGLNATGIALSSLCFGALHLSGSEQWSYVVWATIVGALLGFSAVVTHNLLVPIVAHTFTNLISSYLWKVGQSNS, encoded by the coding sequence ATTTCCGTGAGTCAGCAGCAAGATCCGAGTATTCAACCTTTGTCACGCACCCAAATTCTCATGTTGATGGGTGTGACTGCTGTAGTCTTTTTACTCATTGCAAAACTCTGGTTAAGATTTGGCTCAGTGACCCTCTTAAGTGTTAGTTGGGATGCTATATCGATACTTACAGGCATTGGTCTAGGGCTGATTATTACTTCTGCTAGCTTTGTAGTTTATCGATTGTGGCCCGCATATCGTCGTAGTTCGGATTTCTATCTAGAATTTGTACTCAAGCCATTGTTACTACCAGACATTATCTGGGTAGGATTATTACCAGGGCTGAGTGAAGAATTATTATTTCGGGGTGTCATGCTACCAGCACTTGGCTTGAATGCTACTGGTATTGCCCTATCAAGTCTGTGCTTCGGTGCTTTACATCTGAGTGGGTCTGAACAATGGTCTTATGTTGTTTGGGCAACTATAGTAGGTGCATTGCTAGGATTCAGTGCTGTAGTCACGCATAATTTGTTAGTCCCAATTGTGGCGCATACATTCACGAATTTGATTTCTAGTTATCTCTGGAAGGTAGGACAATCTAATTCGTAA
- a CDS encoding IS5 family transposase, whose protein sequence is MERKAYPTDVSDDEWTFVAPYLTLMSEEAPQREHSLREVFNGLRWLVRSGASWRMMPHDLPPWAAVYQQTQRWIDAGVFEAIVDDLRTLLRLAAGRKETPTAVILDSRTLQSTPESGGRAGYDGGKRKKGSKVHVAVDTLGHLLGLVVTPANEQDRSQVQELAQQVQEITGETVEIAFVDQGYTGEQAAQEAAVEGIQLEVVKLPEAKKGFVLLPRRWVVERSFAWTGRFRRLTRDYERLAQTLVGFHFVAFAVIMLRRFVDLVRQSA, encoded by the coding sequence ATGGAAAGAAAAGCATATCCTACTGATGTCAGTGATGACGAGTGGACATTTGTTGCCCCTTATCTTACTTTGATGAGCGAAGAAGCACCGCAACGAGAACATAGTCTCAGGGAAGTGTTTAACGGGTTGCGTTGGCTGGTTCGCTCTGGTGCCTCTTGGCGCATGATGCCGCATGACCTTCCGCCTTGGGCAGCAGTTTATCAGCAAACTCAACGGTGGATTGATGCAGGAGTATTTGAGGCAATTGTAGACGACCTCCGAACACTACTGCGGTTGGCTGCCGGACGCAAGGAGACCCCAACTGCGGTGATTCTCGACAGTCGCACCCTACAGTCAACCCCTGAAAGTGGAGGACGAGCTGGGTATGACGGTGGTAAACGCAAGAAGGGCAGCAAGGTACATGTTGCAGTTGATACTCTGGGACATTTGTTAGGACTGGTAGTGACCCCTGCGAACGAACAAGACCGCTCCCAGGTACAGGAACTTGCTCAACAAGTGCAAGAAATTACTGGTGAGACGGTGGAAATTGCCTTTGTGGATCAAGGGTATACCGGAGAACAAGCCGCTCAGGAGGCTGCCGTAGAAGGTATCCAATTGGAAGTCGTCAAACTACCAGAAGCCAAGAAGGGATTTGTTTTACTTCCTCGCAGGTGGGTAGTGGAGCGAAGTTTTGCGTGGACTGGGCGCTTTCGGCGCTTAACAAGAGATTATGAACGTTTAGCACAGACATTAGTTGGTTTTCATTTTGTTGCCTTTGCCGTCATAATGCTCAGGCGATTTGTAGATTTGGTAAGGCAAAGTGCATAA
- a CDS encoding DUF3326 domain-containing protein, translating into MNRPYTALLIVPTGIGAAIGGYAGDAMPVARTLASVCDRLITHPNVLNGAQLYWSLPNAFYVEGYGLDKFAAGCWGLHPVHQNRIGLILDKGIEADLRLRHLQAADAARATLGLNLTDYVITDAPLNVELRTAASGASWGTIGNPDSLLRAAEVLISKAGAEAIAVVARFPDDIGSEALQNYRHGQGVDPLAGAEAIISHLIVKTFQIPCAHSPALSPLPLDPDLSPRSAAEELGYTFLPSVLVGLSRAPQFVVNSVETLHVTSLQDIWAHQVDAAIIPATACGSSAVLSLSQSQTQIITVAENQTTMQVPPAPLGIKAIAVNSYLEAIGVIAAHKAGVNPTTLSGAIANLHCLSTTDY; encoded by the coding sequence GGTGATGCGATGCCCGTTGCTAGGACACTCGCTTCGGTATGCGATCGCCTTATTACTCACCCTAATGTTCTCAATGGCGCACAATTATATTGGTCTTTACCTAATGCTTTCTATGTTGAAGGCTACGGTCTTGACAAATTCGCAGCGGGATGCTGGGGCTTACATCCCGTACATCAAAATCGCATAGGTTTAATTCTTGACAAAGGAATAGAAGCAGATCTACGATTGCGACATCTCCAAGCTGCGGATGCGGCTAGGGCAACTTTGGGGTTAAATTTAACCGACTATGTTATTACTGATGCACCCTTGAATGTGGAATTGCGGACTGCTGCTTCTGGGGCGAGTTGGGGAACAATTGGCAATCCCGATAGCTTGTTACGGGCGGCAGAAGTATTGATAAGTAAAGCTGGGGCAGAAGCGATCGCAGTGGTTGCCCGTTTCCCTGATGATATTGGTAGCGAGGCGTTGCAAAACTATCGCCACGGGCAGGGAGTCGATCCGCTAGCGGGTGCGGAAGCGATTATCAGCCATTTAATTGTCAAAACTTTTCAAATTCCCTGCGCCCATTCTCCCGCGTTATCACCTTTACCCCTCGATCCCGATTTGTCTCCCCGTTCGGCGGCGGAAGAATTGGGATATACATTTTTGCCTAGCGTTTTAGTTGGGTTAAGTCGCGCCCCTCAATTTGTGGTTAATTCTGTAGAGACGTTACATGTAACATCTCTACAGGATATTTGGGCGCATCAGGTGGATGCTGCGATCATCCCCGCCACGGCTTGCGGTAGTAGCGCCGTCCTCAGTTTGAGTCAATCCCAAACACAAATTATTACTGTGGCAGAAAATCAAACCACCATGCAAGTGCCACCTGCACCTCTGGGAATTAAAGCGATCGCAGTAAACTCTTATTTGGAGGCAATTGGTGTTATAGCTGCCCACAAAGCAGGTGTTAACCCAACTACCCTCAGTGGGGCGATCGCAAATTTACATTGCTTATCTACCACAGATTACTAG
- a CDS encoding PIG-L deacetylase family protein — protein sequence MLKFNFEEKSDSHYNILCLGAHCDDIEIGCGGTILKLIEKYQNLAFYWVIFSSNSQREKEAYESAKQFLKGAEIKKIAIANFRDGFLPFIAIEVKELFESLKQEFQPDLILTHYRNDIHQDHRLISDLTWNTFRNHLILEYEIPKYDGDLGIPNFFVHLEPTICQHKTHLILSSFQSQIEKQWFTEETFLSILRIRGIESNAPEKYAEAFYCRKVVF from the coding sequence ATGCTTAAATTCAACTTTGAGGAGAAAAGCGATTCGCATTATAATATCCTGTGTTTGGGAGCGCACTGCGATGATATTGAAATTGGGTGTGGAGGTACGATTTTAAAACTGATAGAAAAATATCAGAACCTTGCATTTTATTGGGTGATATTTAGCTCAAATTCGCAAAGGGAAAAAGAGGCTTATGAGAGTGCTAAACAATTTTTGAAAGGTGCGGAAATAAAAAAGATTGCGATCGCAAATTTCCGAGATGGATTTTTGCCTTTCATCGCGATTGAAGTTAAAGAACTTTTTGAGAGCTTAAAACAAGAATTCCAGCCCGATCTGATTTTGACTCATTACCGTAACGACATACATCAAGATCATCGATTAATTTCCGATTTAACTTGGAATACCTTCAGAAATCATCTAATTTTAGAATACGAAATTCCCAAGTATGATGGCGATCTCGGTATACCTAATTTCTTTGTTCATTTAGAGCCAACAATTTGCCAGCATAAAACCCACTTAATTCTCAGTAGTTTTCAGTCTCAAATAGAAAAGCAGTGGTTTACCGAAGAAACCTTTTTATCAATTTTAAGAATCCGCGGAATTGAATCGAATGCGCCAGAAAAATACGCAGAGGCTTTTTACTGTCGTAAAGTCGTTTTTTGA
- a CDS encoding IS1 family transposase (programmed frameshift), which produces MQCPECQSTHIRKNGIKRGKQNHICVDCGRQFIEHYETCRGYSDEVKRECLKMYVNGIGFRGIERVKGVHHTTIIHWLKQVGNNLPDADAPETVPQVGELDELETFVGGKKNKIWLWTAVDHFTSGILGWALGDHSAETFAPLWAIVAQWRCYFYVTDGWSVYPGFIPDGDQIVSKTYMTRVESENTRLRHYLARLHRKTLCYSKSEEMLKYSIRLLLHYLKFWNVPVPQ; this is translated from the exons ATGCAATGTCCAGAGTGCCAATCAACTCATATTCGGAAGAATGGCATCAAGCGAGGTAAACAGAACCACATTTGTGTTGATTGTGGGCGACAATTCATTGAACACTATGAAACATGCAGAGGTTACAGCGATGAAGTCAAACGGGAATGCTTGAAAATGTATGTGAATGGCATCGGTTTTCGAGGAATTGAACGAGTTAAAGGTGTTCATCATACGACAATCATTCACTGGCTCAAGCAAGTAGGTAACAATCTGCCTGATGCTGATGCCCCAGAAACAGTCCCCCAAGTCGGTGAACTAGATGAACTAGAAACCTTCGTCGGTG GCAAAAAAAACAAAATCTGGCTGTGGACAGCAGTAGATCACTTCACTTCAGGGATTTTAGGTTGGGCGTTGGGCGACCATAGTGCTGAAACCTTTGCCCCGCTATGGGCGATCGTTGCCCAATGGCGGTGCTACTTTTATGTTACGGATGGTTGGAGTGTTTATCCAGGTTTTATTCCAGACGGCGATCAAATTGTCAGTAAGACTTATATGACCAGAGTTGAGTCCGAAAATACAAGACTGAGGCACTATCTGGCTCGGCTGCATCGAAAGACACTGTGCTACTCCAAATCAGAAGAAATGCTGAAATATTCAATTCGATTGTTACTGCACTATCTCAAATTCTGGAATGTTCCAGTTCCTCAATAG